Genomic segment of Panicum virgatum strain AP13 chromosome 9N, P.virgatum_v5, whole genome shotgun sequence:
TTGGAGGTGTCGATTTGTAGTAGGTATAGATCATTCCTTCCAAGAAAGAAGTTCTTTAAAGTCATCTTCACCTTCACCAGGTTCAAGGATTAAACAATCTTCAGTTCTCGAGAAAAGTTATACAAGAgtgaaaaaatgaaaaatgaatgGCATTCATATGGAAACCACCTGTAGGTTGAATCACAGTCACAGGATAAGTTCTCCACTTTTTATTAAAAATATATGACTGGAATAATTATCAACAATAGAAATGACGCTAATTTGAGTGGAGTAAACATACTGGAATTCACACATCTCGCAGTTGCGTAAAAGACTAACATTTTAACAATGTTGCCAATATACAAATAAGTTAACAATGTCCTTCTGAAGGAGTAAAGATAATAAAACACTTAAAAAAATTCATTCCACAATTGTAGAGATTTCAGATAATATCAAGAGATTATCTTTTTACCCCTTTCCTCAAATACAGAGGGAATAATGCACATCTATCAGCAGAACATTTTAAGCTAATAAACTCTAGAATTTAATAGTTCTGATAAATTATACTTTAATGTTGATTGTTTTTTTGGAACAGCACCGAATATGCATCTCGTTATCACAAAGAACTTATTGTAAATGGGAAAATAACATTTCAAGGAAGTAAACAAATGCAGGCAGAATTGGCAGACATATTTATTTGCATGATTGCATCCATACACAAGAAATGTCTTATTGCAATTGGTGGCTCCACCAGGCTTACAAGCTGATTTTCTCAATTGCTAGTAATATCATGTGGCCAGTAGTTACAATCATCTAAAATAAGCTGACCGATTCACTCGCCAGTACCATCTACCATGGATAATTGGGTAGAGAGAAGGCAACCTCTACCCAGCGTACTGCCACAAGAAGTCCAATTCAAGACCAAATATCATAAAATGGATTAGAATTCTGAAATAACATAGCGCATCTATGAGTGCAGTGAACGAAGGGCATCTCCAGACAACATTGACTTGCTCCAAGCCATAGATTTGAAAGAACTGGATGACCATGTtatctagtcgtccgactaatcgcgattagtcgcgattagtcgggctTATTGGTCCATGGACCTCGATAATGGGCACCGATTAGGTTGGAGcgactagttttctagtcgtccgactagtcgtcgcctaatcgcgattagtcgcgcCGATCAGCTAGAAAAACGATCAGACATGGAATTTTCCTAGGCTGTTTTGCGTTGTGGGCTTGGGCCGGTGGTGGGATGGAGAGGTGGCCCATTAGGTTTTAGGTATATAGAGGTATATCAGCTGCCCAGCGGTCCACCGTCCTCCACCAGtccagccgcccgccgccccgcccaaATCGTGCTGCTGCCGGCGGCTCCGGCTCTGCTCCGCCTCCCGACCCGCCCAAATCGCGCTGCTGCCTGCGGCTCCGGCTCTGCTCTGCCTCCGccccgcctctgctccgcctccacctccggctccgCCAGGCCTTGGGCGCCGGCGTTACTCTGCTCCGCCTCCGGTTCCGGCTCCCCCAAGGctgccaccaccagcagcacctaAAGATGAGCTCCTCTTCCTCCGACGGCAAGTgttctcccctcccctgctctgatCTGTGCTCTATTGTCTACTCATGCTTCTGCTCCAGGGGCAGACCCAGCCAAGCCCCATGCCCCCTGGATTcgccactgctctgctctgtGCTTCTGCTCTGTggtctcccctcccctgctctgctgtCTACTCATGCTCAAGCTCTGCTTCCCCTCTTGCTCTAGCTTCTTTCTCTCCTCTGCTAAGTATTATGGGACAGGGATACATAGTTTTGGACATTTCACAAATCATATCTCACAAGTAAGTGAAAAATTGACCATCATTGTTGTCTCCATACTTGCTTTATATTAAGTACTATATAGCATATATATCATATTGGTCCTGGTATACATAGGACGACTATACAGACGACTAGGACCGACTAGGCTCGATTAATCGGCTTGAtcgacgactaatcgcgactagtcgtcTGATCGGTCCCATGGTGACTAGGTCCGACTAGAGGATTTGAAAACATGGCTGGATGACCTTTCCCGATTTCATACCACACCTCAAGCAACACAATAGCAGCGCAGATCTAGCCAAGCAATTCAATAGCTCTCTACAGATCTAGGGAAATTTAGGGAGCGCGTAGGCGGGAAGAAATCGAGAGGTGTTAAGTttggcgggggggggggatacCTGGCCTAGGTCGCTGAGATGGATGCAGCCGGTGGAGCGGTCAAGGTCGccgccgagggtggcgcccgtGCGCTGGAGCTCCGCCCACTCGTCGGCCGTGCTGATCCGGTAAACGAACGCCGGCAGCGTTGGCTTCTCCATTGCGGCTGCACTCCAGCAGGGGTCCTCTTGTTTTTCCCGGAGAGGTGGCCCGGATCACCCCTGCTGTTTGTCCCATTTTTTCTACCCCGTCCATTTTTTTTTGGTACTTCTACATTGGAGTTGGCAATATTGGAATTCTGTTCATATTAAAGACATTTTTCAATAAAGTCCACATAAAAGGGGCATACGAAGAGAATATGGTGAATACTTTTTCCTTGTTTACACAATTTGTAGTGTATTTATCCTCTCCACTGTCTCTTTTTTTATTGTGCTACTGACAAGATCTTGTGTGAAAGGCCATCCATAATTTTCACTTTTGAGTTGGATCTTACTTCCAAATGTCTACAGTGCTCTGACCAATTGCCCCACCAAGTCTGAGTAGGAAACCACCCTGATTTCTCCAAGCACCAAGTCACAATATCCATCCCATCAGCCAAAGTCCTTCTGAATTGCAAAGCTGAAGAGTCAAAGCTAGTCATCTGCTTGTGTCCACAATATGGAACATGTTATCACATTCCACCAAAGTTACAGTCACAACTTACAAATGACATCAACCCAAACGTTCACAATCATCATAGAACCTAAACAATCATCCCTAAATCTGTATAAAACGGAAGATTTTCGAAACTACAAAACACCAACACACAGGCAAATTAACGACACCGCGGCATGCAACTAGCTTAGTAGCTTAACTAGGTAGCTAGTTGACGAAGGCGCATCTCTTCCTGATCTCCCCCTGGCTGCCGGCGAGCACGGCCACCCTGCCCATGTTCACCATGGACTCCCCGAAGTCCctgaggaaggccttctccGAGTCCCTGTACCGGAGCACGAGCCCCCGGGTGACGTCGTTCCTGAGCAGGGCCTCGTCGGAGTGGAAGAGGCCCCGCCGCTTGGCGACCAGGCCGTAGTACGCCGCGTCGAAGGTCTCCGAGCTCCCCGGCACCATCTCCAGCTCCGTCGTCCTGTCCCCGGGGctccggcaccgccgccgcagccggtcGGCGTACGCCCCGTCCAGGGTCGGGTCGCTGTCGTGGTGCGCCGTGAAGTTGCGCAGCCGCTTGGCGATCGACGGGCAGTGCGACTTGCCGATCGCGTGGGCACCTGTTAGTATGGAAGAGCTCGATCAGAAAGAAATCTCTGAAGTCGAACGTGAAATTCAGATACTAACTGAGTTCCTTTAATTTCGCCTCCATTTGACTCTATCCTGTTTGAAAATTTCGATGTTTCATATGTATTTTTTAATATCCTCATGATTGTTTCTTGGATTGTGCAAAGCAGTGAGTGCTACCTCTTTCAACTTTCAAGAAATCATAATTCTACAGGCCACGTGCCAGGACCCAGTATCAATTCCCAGGTACAAGAGCACTAGTCAAACCGAATTGAAACCAGCTTTAttggcttttttttttaaagaaggcTTTCTATCATTTCAAAACTTATTATGGAGTAGTAATATGTCGTGAGATCATCACTGTATTCAATGTCCCTTAAATGGTGTGCCCTTAACttttaaggaaaaaaaaagaaaaattactccattccaggaaaataaaacaaaatctaGCTACTACCTAAAAACTAAACACCATCAAGGCATGGGTGGACTTTAGTAAGGTTAAGGATAAAATTAGATAGCAATTGGTGTTATGGGTTGTCTCGAAAATAGATGATGAATAATAAGCATTATTAGTATtacttgcaaaaaaaattcaaccTTTGTCCTGATACAAAATTTGAGCCATTTATATTCGTCAAAAATTAATAACCTAGATCTTCTATATGCTATCAATTTCTAGTTTTAACTAGTTAATCTGATTTCCTATTTTGTTGAACTTAAGGTATATAGTATTTCCTAATATACCAAGTTCACATTCAGTAAGCAGTAGTGCATCACTACTAGTGCAGGCCCCTTTAGTCTTTGGGCATCCGTAATGTTGAAAAACAGAAGGTCCTAAGAATCTTAAGACCGACCTCATACATAAGAGACCGCTTCTAAGAGGGGGTCGTAAGCGCAAAATGCAAAGACCCAGCCTCAAGCTAAAGATCGGGTCATAAGGAATAAAAAAATAACCACAGGACAAGATGAGGGCCACTGCATCTGTATGGCAGGTGGACGATGACGGACCTCCCTTCTTGGCATGCCTGCAAGCtgccattttttttatttagagTGGGCCCTATCTCTTAAGACCTGGTCGGTCTCATACACAAGAGAAGCTCGGCTTAGGCCAATCTCTGTGAGAGGATCAGGAGAGTGTCATGAGTATTAAATTTGCTGATGTGACAGAAGAGAGAAGGGGGAGTATCATGAGATGTGAGAGGAATGTCATCACCATGTCACTCCTCCAGGTCGATTACTTAGTTCACAATTTAGATAATTGTGTGATAACACTCACCACTGAGACTGGTCTTAGAGTCCAAAGGCCCCAGCTTAAGATCGGACTGGCTGTAAGCACTACTGATGCCCTTACAAACCCACCAGCCAAAAAGAAATTACTTTCACTTAGCAAAAAAGCAGACACCTTGAAAATACCTTTTTTTTACACCTGTACACATACTACGAGataaaaaactaaaaaattaAGCCATTCAAATTAATGAGGCAGTTTGTGTAGATCACTACCTGACAGAACGGCCAGATCCTTGAGGCTGAGGTTCTTGGATGCAAACCGCTTGATGAGCTTCCGGATTCCATCGAAGGAGTCGGGCAAGTTCTTGACGGCCTCCTTGGCGCTGGAGACGCGGCCGTCCTGCCTGCCGGTCTCCACCTCGTACAGGTTGCCGTCCTTGCTCCACTCCCCCTTGGTCACCACCTTCGTAGCCTGCTCCATTCCATTCAACGCGACAGCAGTCAGGCTCGATGCGGCCATTGCCAGTTCAGAGAACAAGGAAGGAAGCAGGCAGCCAAGGATGGAATGGAACTGAAGAGGCAAGCTGTTGTGGGCAATGACCAGCGAGACGGCGTCCctggcggcgatggcgaggatGTCGGCGCAGGAAACTTTGCCGGGGCACTCCTTCTCCAGCGCCGCCTTGATGTCGTCGATGACGTCGAAAGCGTCCAGCGTGTGGTTGGGCTTGGCGTCCTTCTCCGCCGCGTTCCCCTTGGTGGAGTTGAGGAGCACCGACCCCTCGCAGCCCTGCATCAGTAGTCAGTGGGGGAGAAAATTAACACTGGCTGACACAGCTTGACTCTGAACTTCGAGGTCCAAACATGAAACGTCCATGGCGGATGTAGGTTCTGCGAGGTAGAAACAAGTTAAAAAGGACATGGAAAAGATGATCTTGAGACATCCGCGTGGGGAATCTTATCATCCCGTACTCCGGATAAAGTTTCAGAGTCACTTTTTTCCTGTCTCACTTCGTGTCTACTGAATCTCTATGATGAGCCGGCATGGGATGTCATTGCATCCCTAAAAGAGACGAATCAAAGAAAGGGACATGCAGTTCTGAAAGAACCTGCAGTGCTAGCTACTTTGTATCCTCATTTCCTTCCTTCACCAACAGAACAAGCTGCAAGCAAAGACACGGTCAGGATTCAGGAAAAGGAGACCACTCTGCGTACCCTgacgaagcagtcgtggaagtGGAGCCTCAGCAGCGGCGCGTTGGCCGTGGGATCCTTGCGGACGGCCTTGGCGACGATCCTGCGGACGATCGCCTCGGCGTCCGGGCACGAATCCTTGTAGAACCCAACCTTGAgcttgccgtcgccgccatgggCGACCGAAGCAACCAGCGCCAGCAGCAGAGCTAGCAGGAGCACTGGAGGAGGAAGCACTCGCACTGCCATGGTAGCGCAGAGCTGCTAGCTGCCAATGCAAGCTACCCGGGAGTACAAGCTTGgtaggaaaaaaaaaatctatctgTTGCTTGGCCTGGGCTATCTTTTTGGGCTGCTCGAGCCTCGCGCCGCGCAGATGAGCAGGCGGCGGTGCGTgatcggccggccggccggtgtcCGCGGGGTATATAGAAAGCGGGCGGGGTGGGGACTGGGGGAGTGGATGCCATCGGTCGGCGAGATCTCGGGCAGCGTTGTGAGAGCGTCGTTTTTCCCGGCTGTCAGGGGCATGATGCCATGTGATTGGCCACGGGTTTCCGGGTTCTTAGGGCCGTGCACAGGCCATGTCTGCAAATACTCCGCCTAAGTTTGTGGTAACTTTGCTCAGGTAGTCAGGGTGCCTTGGTTTCATTTAGTAGTTGCTTGTTGCTTACGGTGTCAATTAGTACAATGTACTCCATCGTCTTTTACCACTGTACAATGTCTGGTGCATCgttaaaaaagaagaagcgtttttctcgtttcaaaaaaaaagaagcgtTTTTACAAGAGGTTATACGATGACATCACTGAAATGTGGCTATCAAATTTTCAGGATGTTTACTAAGTCTACTAAgtgtttttttaagaaaaacaaGAAATAAACACTGTAAACCTTATGGGAcgatattattattattattattattattattattattattattttgaagAGAAGAGGCATAGCTCTTAGATCCTATCGAAGCCGACATCTGTTTTATTTACACCCAAGGTATGAACACAAGATGTGATGCAATCAGATCAGTGAGTGTATCTGTATGAGACAGAAGCGGCTTCATTGAACACGAAGTTTAACAGGTGTCATTTACCAGTGATTTACTACTTGGGAATGGTTGGGAGATGTCCCTGACAAAGGAGTAGTTGAACAGATCAGCCCAGTCAGAGCAGTGCTTAGAATTCTGACGGGATCGGGCTTCAAGGCCCCAAGTGCGGCTCACGTGGTCGGATCGGATGGGGATTTGTTTGCTGGAGCCCTATTATTGGCGACGTGATTGCTCTTGTGAGATCTTATCCGGTGCGCTTTGTTTAGGGCGCGTTTGACGGCCAGTTCTTACTGCTGTTCATGCTCAGATGAGGGAAAGTGGTTTATGGTCTGTTTTTTCTCCCAGCAGATTCTAAAGTGCTTTCCAAGTAGAACAGGTTGCATCTGCCCTTGTTCACAACATGTACGAGCAATCTTTTCATTGATAGTGCTGTGTGTGTTGTGTTCAGCTTGCTAGAAGAGGTACATAGGATTGAGTATTTACTAGTCACTAACTCAATGAGCACAATGTGAATACAGCTAGTTAGTCGTATTCCCTTCAGAGGTTAAGCATATTGTCCAGCTTCTTGTTTGATGCAGACAGAGTGAAATCAAAATGAATCCAGAACATAGGGCATCTTTTATGGAGACGGACGCCATCTTGTGCTAATTATAGCATTGTGTGTGATTGTCTCTAAGTGGCATCCGATCCTAAAGGAAGTAATAATCAAGGTCTAGCTAGCTTGTTTGATTCAGGAACAagtgtttttttcttcttcttttgcagGTATTCAGGGGTAAGTGTGTACTCTATAGGATTTGACAGCAAGCAAAGACAAACGTTTCCAGATCTTCTATGAACAGGAATCAGGGAAGAAGCCATAAAAGTAGGAGCAAACAGAGAGTGTAGCATGCTGGCTATGAATAATGCCAGGACCAGGACCAGGATCCACTCGTTAAAGTTTACGGCACAGTTCAGACAGTGTTTGAGTGATTGGTGGAGCGGATAAGCTCTCCCACAAGAAAGCTGAGTTTTGCTGTTAAAAGTCGGCCTTCTTTTCACTTTCTCACAGCTTTCCTACAGTTGCCAAACAAGTCATCATGGTCTTGTCTCACAGGAAACAGTTAGCGTTTTTCTTTTTGAGCTTACATACACTCCCATTAACGGTGTACTATATGTTGTAATATACTTAAAAGCATCTTCATTTGTGAAAGGAAAAATGTTTGTAGGACATTGGATCAAATATATATCAGTTAAAATGGTTTAAATTATTTATGGTGAAGTTGTGTCGGCTAGgtctggaggaagaaaaattaaagAATATGACAGATTCATACTTATGGTTTAAATTATTTTAGCACGAAACCTTCAAACTTTAGTATATCATAAAGTAGTGTTTGTCTCATTGGTACTTACCCTATTTGTGGTAATGCATGACAATCCTTTTTGCGTTAATACATACAGTGCTCAAACCTGCAAACTCACTTTGCATGTTGCCTCACTATCTCGCAGATCCTTGATTTCCTATTGCAATGTCTTCTTTCCTTTTAACCCTTGTTGCTCAAAATTTGGAAGATTATTTGGGATTGTAAATGATTGTAGGTGAAAAATTGACAGCTAGAAAGTTATAGATCTCATCGATGGATACATTGTTAGGTAAGCTTTTTTTTTGTCAGGTCACGTAttaatattttataatttttttaaagtcTCACTATACATACAAAAAGATACTTATTTTTAAGGGAATAAATAACACTTATTATTCCTGGGATAAACATAAATTGTTTTGGGACTTATACTTTAGTGTTACTATTTAAATACTACCATTAGTTGTGATGATTTatgtttttgtactatttcgtATCCTCATATCAAAATGGTCACAAACAAATTTAGTTAGGAGGTGCTGTAAGCCTAATGAACTCACAAAACTACATACTTACTTTTACAAACTAGCAAACAAATATGATGTGGCACTGACATGGAAACTACACTATCCCCCAACCGTGACTTGTGTATCACAGAAAAATAAGACAAATTTGGTTGGAAAAGGCTCTTAAAAAAGATCAAGGGCTCATTACGCTACAACCTTACTCTGATAAACTTTCGAACCATTTTGATGATGTGGCATCGACATGGAAAGTAAAGTAATCACATCCCCCTTACCCATGTATCAGAAGGAACCACTAAACCCAACATTTTAGAAAGTATTTAGTGCGTGTCATTATGGAACCTATCATTctctttcaagaaaaaaaatagctgTCCTACTTCCATATTGACCAAATGCCATGTCATGTCATTCTTATCTAAATACAACTTTCTGTTTCACAAAGGCCAAATACCTTCCTTGAGTGCAAGAACTTCGTAGCATGGATTCCTCTATAAATAGGACCTAATAGATCCTCACTAATCCCCATTCATCATAGCCAAACATATCAAAAACATCATCATATAATCTAGTCATTATAGTAATTGGACACCATGGCCTCATCTAGCGTATTTGCCTTGTTCGCCCTCCTAGCTCTCTATGCTGCTGGTGCTAGTGCAACCAGTTTCCTTTGGTACACACCACCAACGATGCAACCATACTCACTAGCCATGTTGCAACAACAGCGTTGCATGACTCTAATGATGCAGGGCATCATGTCACCAGAATGCCAGCAGTTTCGTGCCATGTACCCGATCACACATCAGATGCAGCAACAACGTTGCATGGCTCTAATGATGCAGGACATCATTTCACCAGAATGCCAGCAGTTTGGTGCCATGTACCCGATCACGCATCAGATGCAGCAACAACGTTGCATGGCTCTAATGATGCAGGGCATCATGTCACCAGAATGCCAGCAATTTGGTGCCATGTCCCCAATCACACATCAGATGCAGCAACAACGTTGCATGCCTCTAAAGATGCAGGGCATCATATCACCAGAATGCCAGCAGTTTGATGCCATGTACCCGATTCCTCCAGTGATGCAAGCCATGACGGCACCCTGGTGCCAGTGTGGTTCCATGTGCAACACAGCAGCCATGATGAACAACCCACTGGCATATCCTCAGCAGTGTGTTGCTGGTTGTTCGTGTTAGATAGATATCAGTGTCATATGTAATACCGGTGAATAAAGTTCACATGCCATCGCGTGTGACTTGGCGGGAAGAAAGTATGGAATAAGATGATTATCCTATGATTAATCAATATTTAGATTGATGTGCTGCCTCATAATGTCTATGTGTTTAAACAATAAAAAATCAGCATGCTATATAAATATATGATATTTGCTTGCTACCTTGTCAGAAGATTCTGATGATGGCGGTGTTACTGAAATTCATTCCATTTCTAGCTAGTGTGCATGCACAACAACACCCTTGATGGCTTCAAATGTGTCGGTTCCGGAAATGGCCGACTACTAATCTACTCACCTGCGTGTTATCGTGCATCGGATCGGAGATGGTCTAGCACACAATGACTCAAGGTTTGTACTGGTTCAGGCTTGAATGTTGTACGTCCAGTGCTAGGTGGTGTCTCGTGTTgctcgagcccgggtgctcaaaggTTTGGAGGAGTGCAAACTTGCATGTACGCAGGAGTTCTCTATCTGTTCTTGCTGTGCTGTTCGAAATTGAATCCTCTCTATCTAAGCTGAGTTTTGCTGTTAAAAGGCAGTCTTCTTTTCACTTTCTCACAGCTTTCCTTCAGTTGCCAAACAAGTCATCATGGTCTTGTCTCACAAGAAACAGttagtgtttttctttttgagctTACATACACTTCCGTTAACGGTGTACTATATGTTGTACTATACTTAAAAGCATCTTCATTTGTGAAAGGAAAAATGTTTGTAGGACATTGGATCAAATATGTGATATATCAGTTCAAATGGTTTAAATTATTTATGGTGAAGTTGTGTTGGCCAGGTCTGGAGGAAGAAAATAAAGAATATGACAGATTCATACTTATGGGTCACGGCCAAGTATATTGTTGGTATGAGAAATAGCCCCACACCGATCATGGCGTGGAGCTATCACTTACTGCTTGTGTTGTGACCCGTGGCCTCTTTCCATGTCGCTATCTATACAGTAGGCCGAAATGAACGTAAATAGTACATAGCCGACTAATTAAAACATAAAAATAAGTTGGTGTCACAGTTCAGTAACTTTGGTAATTAACCTCTAACCTACCCTTGTAAAAATAAACTTTGTCGACCTGCCTTCCATCCAACGTCTTCCTTAGCGTAAAACCCTCAAGCTTTAGTATATCACTAGAGAAGATGTACGTGCCACAGGCATGTatataatttttcttccatcaagtaatgatattatttattttctttctaaaaataatattGACGGTGGATGAGTACCGCTAGCAGGGATTCGTGGGAACCCCCGTTTAGAGATTCGGCTATGGGTGTAACACGCACTAGATCTCCCTCGCGGAAGGGTTACGACGGTGGTTCTTAGACAGGTTTTGGCTGCCCTGGGGCGTAATGCCCTACGTC
This window contains:
- the LOC120692940 gene encoding uncharacterized protein LOC120692940; the encoded protein is MEKPTLPAFVYRISTADEWAELQRTGATLGGDLDRSTGCIHLSDLGQVKMTLKNFFLGRNDLYLLQIDTSKLADGIIYEESDDNKYFPHFYGPGRSFVPLKLDAVVKADKIELENDDFTCSLLDGSNLPC
- the LOC120692722 gene encoding peroxidase 27-like is translated as MAVRVLPPPVLLLALLLALVASVAHGGDGKLKVGFYKDSCPDAEAIVRRIVAKAVRKDPTANAPLLRLHFHDCFVRGCEGSVLLNSTKGNAAEKDAKPNHTLDAFDVIDDIKAALEKECPGKVSCADILAIAARDAVSLATKVVTKGEWSKDGNLYEVETGRQDGRVSSAKEAVKNLPDSFDGIRKLIKRFASKNLSLKDLAVLSGAHAIGKSHCPSIAKRLRNFTAHHDSDPTLDGAYADRLRRRCRSPGDRTTELEMVPGSSETFDAAYYGLVAKRRGLFHSDEALLRNDVTRGLVLRYRDSEKAFLRDFGESMVNMGRVAVLAGSQGEIRKRCAFVN